CATTTAAGCAAAACCATAACCGGTGCTGATGCAGGAAGCATATACCTGGTAGAAGAAGTTAACGGAAACAAAGTGTTGCGGTTTAAGCATTCGCATACATTCTCAAAGGACCTTCCGTATGAAGAGTTTACCATCCCCATGGATAAAAATTCCATTGCAGGGTATGTTGCTGTAACCCAGCAGGTACTCAATATCCCCGATGTGTACCAGCTTGGGCCTGACGATCCGGTTGCATTTAATTCATCGTTTGATAAGGCACACAACTATCGCTCAAAATCAATGCTTGTTGTACCCATGATTAATCACATTAACAAAACGATAGGTGTGATACAGCTTATCAACAGTAAAGAAGACATTGAAAATAATTACAATGGGAATGAAGCATATTCAATTACATTAACCTGTGAGGAAGATTTTAACACAAAGGTAGTCCCATTCCAGAAAAGATATGAAAGTTTAATGGAAGCAGTGGCATCTCAGGCTGCTATTGCTATAGAAAACAACCGCATGATACGGCAGATTCAACAGCAGTTTGAAGAATTTGTCAGGGCATCGGTTACTGCAATTGAATCACGCGATGTTGCCACATCAGGTCACTCATTCAGGGTTGCCGATGTTTGTATGAAGATGGCACAGGCCATTAATGAAGAAACAACAGGACCATTTGCCACCATAACATTTACCGACACTGAACTAAAAGAACTGGAATATGCGGCTTTATTGCATGACTTTGGGAAGGTGTATATTGACACTGCAATATTTTTGAAATCGCACAAATTATATCCAAAAGATTTAGAGAATATTTTGCTGAAGTTGGAATATCTGTACCGGTACCAGCAGTTAAAGTACGCAATGACAATATTTAATGAAATGAAAAAAGACAATGAATTTAATAAACACCTTGAAAAGGTTAATGCCATAGAAAAGGAACGGGATGATATTTTACACAAGATACTTGAAGCACGGCAAAAAGTGATAGAGCTCAACAATCCAATGGTAAAGGAAATGGATGTTGAAAAAGAAGTTAAAAATTTATATGCCATGCTGCAATCGCTTGATTGTTGTGATGTAGAAAATCAAAAAATGGAAATATTTAATGATTACTATATAAAGAATTTAACTATCAGGCGAGGAAGCTTAAATGATGATGAACGCCGTGAAATAGAAAGCCATGTGGTGCATACGTATAACTTTGTAAGTAAAATTCCATGGCCGCCTGAGTTTGCACGCATACCCGAGATTGCGGCAAAACACCATGAAAAATTAGATGGCACAGGCTACCCCTATGGATTAAAGGGGGATGAAATTCCACTGCAGGCACGCATCATGGCACTGGCTGATATATTTGATGCACTCATCGCTACCGATAGGCCATACAAACCACCCATAACGTTAGAGCAAGCACTCAGCATAATACAAGAAGAAGCTTTAAAAAATAAATTAGACAAAGATATTGTGGATCTTTTTATAACAAAGAAGATCTATGAGCAGTTTGACCGCAATGCCTATCGCACAAAAAATGCTGTGCAATAATATAGAAAGATTTGCGCAGGTATTGCAGAGGACCAAGTGAAAAAATTGTTTTAAGTTATTTTGAATTCTTACGAGAATGGTATCAATCTTTATTTCACTCGAGTTTTGAAAAACTACACTTGCACTAATGTTTGTCTTACTTTAATAAAATAAAGATTGACTCCAATTTCATAACTATTATATATAAAAACGTAATATCCCAGTAAATCTTAGGTTTAAAACAAAAAATAAGGAATGTCCTATGACGGCAATGTTTATATTAATGAATCATAAATTAGAAGAGACCCAAAAAGAAGATGCATTGATAACCTTAAAAATTGATAAATTTATATTCCCACCTAAAAATTTGCAAAATTTATGGGAACAAATACCTCCTGATAAAGAAAGCATAATTGAAATTATAGAGCCAATTTTAAACTGGCTTGCTAACCATTCTAACCAGGGTGATTATATATTAGTGCATGGAGATTTCGGAGCAACATTTATCATCGTATCCTGGGCATTGCAACTTAAAAGAATACCAGTATATTCAACTACACATAGAAAATATGAAAATAAAACAAATGAAAATGGTGAAGTAGTCAATGTGCATACTTTCAAACATGTTATGTTTAGAAGATATAGAATGTTGTGATGTATTATTCTACTGGAGGAAAATGTATGGCTAAAGTAATGTTAAGTTTTTTGGGGACTAATAAATACCTTAAGTGTAATTATGAATACAACAATGTGGTCATCAAAAATGTTTATTATGTTCAGGAAGCTATAGCAAAGCTGTTTTGTAATGAATGGGGTAAAGGAGATTCAATTATTGTGTTTGTTACCCAGGAAGCATATAAAACGAATTGGGTAACTGGTACAAGTTATGATAATAAAAAAATTGATGGGCTTGAAAAGGTATTGCAGATATTTGCTCAGGAAAAAAATGTTACAGTAAAATATGTGACAATTTACGGAGGACGGAATGAAGATGAAATATGGAGTATATTTGATGCGGTAATTAATTCTGTTAATCAGGGTGATGAAATTATAATTGATGTAACTCATGCCTTCAGAGCTATACCAATGTTTGCTGTGGTCGTGATTAATTATCTACAAATGGTTAAAAATGTTTCATTTATTGGATTATACTATGGTGCTATAGAATCATTAGGAAGATTACAGGATATTGCTTTAAAAAACATTGAAGAAAGAAATGCACCAATTATTGATTTAAGCAGTTTTGTGTATTTATTACAATTTTCAAATGGAGTTTATAACTTTATACAATATGGTGATGCAAATGAAATAAGCAAATATGCATTAAATACTGTAAAGCCAATTTTAAAAGAAACACAAGGTAAGGATGAAATATCACAAAAAATACGACATATAGCGGAAAGTTTAAAAACTATAACACAAAATTTTGCATATTGCCGAGGAAAAGATATTATAAAATATAATTTTGCAAAATTATATAGGGATATACAAGAACTTAAAGAACATTTTAATGGCAAGGTTTTATCTTTAAAACCATTGCAACCATTACTTGATAACATTTTGCAAAAATTGGATCTATTTAAAGAATTTGATGATGTAATAAATGCTAAAAAAGGAATAGTTGCATCTTGGTGGTGTCTTCAGCACAATTTAATTCAACAAAGCATTACAATTTTACAGGAGTCATTAATAACGCTGGTATGTATAAAATTTAGGCTGGATTATGAAAATCTGAAGTACAGGGAACTGGTTGGAAGTGCATTCTATAAAATAAATTCTCAAAAAAGAGGAAAAGTAGTACATAAAGATGAAAATAAAGAAATTGAACCTTTGTTATCAGATCCATTAATACTTTTATTAAGTGACATATATAATCAATTAACTCAAATACGTAATGATATTAATCATGCAAATTTCAGAAAAGACATAAAAAAATGTGAAGATATATATAAAGAGATATGGGAAGTACTGGAAAAGGTTTTATCAATAATCACAGTCTGAATTAAATAAAAAACTATTGGGAGTAAAAGACAAAATTATATGGAATAATGACATCTTTATTTTTTGTTTTATAAAAATGTGCAAAAGATTGCTTGAATGTCTCAAAGCTTGGGGTTGTATTAACAGCTGTATGTATAATGTGATGTATGAATTCCAAACTTTTTGTATAGTCAATAAAATAATTTGCACCAATGAATGATTTTGCACCTGCCTGTATAGCGTTATATGCTAAAGAGTGGTTTGAAAAAGGCAAGCACCATGCAGAATTGCACGATATTGAAATTATTGTTTCAGGAGGTTTGGTGGATAGTATTGAAAAATTTTTAGAATTAAAAATTTCACCATTGTGGCAAACCCACCCTGTTTTTTCCACATCATTATTAAATTGTGCATGCCCATAATAAATTATAGCTGCATACCTATGTTTTACCAATTCTTTTTGTACAAAACCTTTAGACTTTGCTTCTATCACATTTATTTTATGATCTGTTTGTAATTGTTTAACTATATAATTCAGGTTGTTATAAAAATTATTAATATTATTATTTGAACCAATTATAAACAAAATGCCTTCATACTTTGGTAGTGTTTTATATTTCATGTTGTCTAAAGAGTTTTGCGTTATTATACGAGTTATTGGCAATTGTACTTTAAACTGGTGATGTAATGGTATTTCCCATGGGATTCCTGCAAGTTCAATATCAAGATAAAGTTGAATATTAGGATTATGTAATAGATGAGCAAATTGGTACAATTTAAACAAAGAAGAAATATTATCCGATAGCTCATCAATAAGCTTATTGACTGATAATTGATTTAGAATATGAGTATTAATTTTTTTATAGAATAAATCTATTTCCTGTTTTATTGTTTCAATACTTGAATAAGAAAAATCATCATGAATATATTTGAAGGTGCCCTGAGTGTTATCTATAATGTAAAGCAGTGTATGAGAATTAGGAAGATAGTGAATGCGTAATTGATTTTGCTGCTGTACATTAATTGTTGTTGGTTCATCAGAACCTGAAGTATACAGGTATAATGACTCTTTTCCGGGTACTGGAATATCCGAATTTTTAATATATTGCTCTGCATCAAGGTAACAAATATCAAATCCTAACTTTTTTGCAATCAATCCTAATTGAAAAGAGGATATTTTTTTCCCTGTTGTTATATCGCATAGGATTTTTGTTTGCGGTAGTCTGGATAAAGCATGATACATTCTATTGTAATTAATGTCATGGTTATTATAATCAATAGGAATTGTTATGATGGATTCTTTATCAATATGTGGGTCCAGAAAAGGCAAAAAATAAGTATCAAGTATCTTCTTGTGATTAATTGGGTAAAAAACAATAAGATGTTCAGGACTAATGGCATTAGTTATAATCAATGGTGGGTTTGGGTTTGGGCCAACCATAACAACAAGCATTGAATATTTTGATAGTGCATTATTTTTAATTTTTTGGTTTATTTGTTCTTTTAATAGTGATGTAATAATTGGGCATATGGAATTAAAATAAAATGTAAAACGCTGGCTTTTTGTGCTCAATGTACTGTATTGTTTTAATAATATTTCAAGTGTGTTTAATTGTTTCATATTTATACTAGTTAGCAATACAAATATTAAGACATCATATATAATAAGTGATTAAATAATTCAATGATTTTTTACCTATTATATGATGTTATTAGACGTCTTACAATGTAAGCCTAATCTATATTAATTTAAAGATTGACAATAAATGGATATGTGTATAACACTAATTACAAAATATAATAAAGTGATTTTTATGGAATATCTTGAAATACATAATGAGGACAATGATTGTACTATAGATACAATTATACATAAGTATCATTATGTATTGATACAATATATTAATAATTTAAACAATAAATACAACAATATTCTGGATGATGATGAGGTTGATGATGTACTTCAGGATATTTATGTTAAATTAATATCCGGTGCGCTTGAAAAGTTTAGAGGTGAATGTTCACTAAAAAATTATTTGTTACATTATATTGCCCGATCTGTGTTTATTGATTACTGTAAAAGGAAGTATTCAAAGAAAATACATGTTGTAAGCAAAAAGATACATAATGATGATGAAGATGAAAGTAATAGCTATGAAATACCTGATGATGATCGTATGAATCCTGAAAATATATTCATCAATCAGGAGTTTAAACAAATACTTGAAGATGAATTACAAAACCTTACTGCAAAAGAGCGACTTATATTTATTATGGTGGAGTTTGATGGATTAAACCAGTCAAAGATAGCTGAAAAGCTTAAAATAAAACAACCTACAGTATCAGAACATTATAATAACGCTCGTACTAAACTTCAAAAATTACTAAAAACAAAGTATCCTCAGTACGTTGATAGTATATACTATGAAAAATAAAAGGTATTTACATAAATTGCTGCACAGTGATTTTTGTGCCAAAGGCATGATAGAAAAGGTAATTGCCTTTGCCGAAGGGAAACTTGATGAAAGGGAATATCCTGAAATTTATGCTCACCTTGCTGAATGCAATTATTGTCGATATATGCTTGAAGACTTTGATATAATCCCAGAATATGAAAATTATGATAAAAAGCAATCACCTAAAATTAGCATTAAATTAGATAATGATACAATTATTCCCTTAAACCATGAAAATGTAATGCATTATGATACTGTTAGTGTGTTAAGTAGCAAGAGTAACGATAGTATTGTTGACTATAATATAACATCTTTCAGCAACCCCACATTATTAAGAACTATCGCTCATAAAGATACTATTGTAATAGAAATACATACTAACAACAGTGATGTCACGTATTGGCTTATCAACAACCAAAAAGGTGTACATTCTAATGTTTACAATGGTGTTGCTATTTTTGAGAATATAGAAAAAGGTATTTACTTATTATCAGAAAACATGAAAAATTTTTGTGTAATAGAAATACTATAGTTGTGCAGTTACTTAATAAAAAATTTTAAAAAAAATCCTATATAATCCGCTTTACCCCAGTCATATAACTTGTAAGGCTAATGAAATACTTGTAATAACACTTTGGGCAATACACTATAAGGATTATCCTTACATTATAAAAAGAAAATTGCCAACATAAAAATTAATTATTAGGGAGGGATGCCAATGACAACAACACAACATTGTGTAAAACAAATGAACAACCGTGGCATAACAAACACCATGGTAGAACTGGTGCAAGTTTTTGGCTATCAGGTTGGTGACAGGGTAATAATGGATAAGAAGCAGATACACGAATTGCTGGTTGAAATTAATGAACTGCGGCATCAATTGCTGAAGATGTACGAAAAGGGCGGAGTGGTGGTGGTTGAAAAAGATGGGCATTTGATTACAACATTTGTGCTAACACACCGAATGGGAAGGGTAAAACAAAAATATAAACGGGCGGGTTGATTGCTTTAGTAGCCGCAGGCACTGCCTGCGTGCTACATCTTTTTTTTTGGAGGTGTTAATATGTCAGATATATATTTAATATCTGATTATGGAAAGCTCTATAGAAACAACCGCATGTTTAACTTTTTATATCCTGATGGTACTGTATCAAAATTTTTTCCCCATAATACCCAGCGCCTATTTATAATAGGTAATATTGAAATAACACCGGAAGCATTGAAACTGCTGATGCATTGTAAAATAGAAGTGGTTTTTCTAAATAAAAATGGATTGTTTAATGGTAAGTTGGTTTTTGATGACAGCAAGAATGTATTATTACGCAAAAAACAATATGATAAACTTAACAACGAACAATTTATTTTGCAATGGTGCAAAAGCATTATTGATGGCAAAATACAAAACCAGCTAGTATTAGCAAACCGCATAAAGCGAAAGCATAAAGAAACCACACAACTACAGGATTGTGTATCCTCAATGAAAAATATAATAGAAAAGCTTGAAACTGCAACAACTACCAATGAATTGCGTGGCTATGAAGGTGCAGCTTCCCGAATGTATTTTGGAGCAATTAAACATGCAATAATTCCACACTGGGCTGAATTTAATGGAAGAAGTATGAACCCGCCTCGTGATAATGTCAATGCGGTGTTAAGTTTTACCTATACGTTACTAAATCATTTAATTGAAAGCTACATCATTTCAGAAGGTATGGACACCTATGTGGGCTATTTGCATACAGTTGAATATGGTCGAAAATCCCTGATATTCGATTTAATGGAAGAATTTAGATCGCCAGTGTGTGACACGTTGACAGTGGCACTGTTTAATTTAGGAATACTTAACCCTGAAGATTTCCGTACAATAGATTTTTCCAGCAATGATGACGAGTATCCGCTGGAGCCAATGGATGAGGAAGAAGATACAGTGACTACCCGCAAAGGTGTGCTTTTAACAAAAGAAGGATTGAAGAAAGTAATAGAAAAGTTTGAAGCAAAACTTGAAGAAACTTACTACTATATGCCCCTTCAAAAACAACTATCGTACCGCAAAATAATAGCACAACAGGTAGCTCATTGCAAGCGTGTAATAAATGATGAAGAAAGCCAGTACAAACCATTTGAGGTAAAATGAAATATTTAATTTGCTATGATATATGTCATCCTAAACGTTTAACCCGTGTGGCAAAGCAATTGGAACGAATGGGCATACGGGTGCAATATTCTTTTTTTAATGTTGAAATGGATGATGAAATGTTAGATAGTTTAATTAAAAATTTGATGACACTGATAGATATCGGGGAAGACAAGATATACGTGTATCCAATTTGTTCAGAGTGCCGTAAAAAAGTTATTATTGATGGAACAGGGCAAATGCTTTCCCTTGATACGTTTTTAATTTTGTGAGATAGTAACTGTTAAAATACGCTAAAGGTAGTGTATGGAAACCTGGCTGGTAATATATGACATCCGTGATGAAAAACGACTGAGACGCATAGCAAAGATTATGGAACAGTATGGTGTGCGGGTGCAAAAGTCGGTCTTTGAAGCAATGTGCAGTCAGGAGACAATAGCAAGGATGCGTAAAGAAGCAAAGACAATCCTTGAAAAAGAAGATTCATTGATAATCATACCATTATGTGCACGATGCTGGCAAAAGAAAAAACAGTATGGAGTAACAACCCAGGGTATAGGCGAGTATAAACAATATTATATTTGCTGAAGAATATGGTTAAAAAATAGTGCTTGACAGAATGATAAATGTATGTTTTGATGAATTAAATTAATTATGTAAAATCTTGACAGTTCTTTGAAAACTGTATAAATAGAGGGGGTATAAGCTTCCGCCAACCTATGAAAGTGACATAAAACGGCCATTTTTGGGGGAGGTTGGCGGCCACGAAAGTGCTGGAAATTCCAGGCTTTACAAGTGTTGTATAAAAAGTGCCAACATTTTTATGCAATTTGTTGGGGAGGTTGGCGGAAAATGGCTTGAAAACGCTGGAAATTCCAGAGGTTATAACCCCAAGAGTAGGAAAACTTCCCCGCTAAAAGGGGATTGAGACCCGAGCAAATACTATTGGTATGTGGTTGCAATTAAGTATTAGTAGGAAAACTTCCCCGCTAAAAGGGGATTGAGACAACCACAGGGGATATGTATAACATAAATAGTATTTTTACCTTGTAGGAAAACTTCCCCGCTAAAAGGGGATTGAGACACTTCCAGCTGGGACGATAATTTTTTCCTGTAATTCATTTCAAGTAGGAAAACTTCCCCGCTAAAAGGGGATTGAGACTGCGTTCCTTCTACAACACCAATTGCTTCCAAACTGTTGCTTGTAGGAAAACTTCCCCGCTAATAGGGGATTGAGACCCAAGTCGTGAGGCGTGTTGATTACCCGCCCTATAACCATAAAAGTAGGAAAACTTCCCCGCTAATAGGGGATTGAGACCCATTGATGATGAAATGCTCTTCCTCAGAATCATATTCAGTGTAGGAAAACTTCCCCGCTAATAGGGGATTGAGACGAGTTCTTATATTTTAAGAACTCACTCACTAACATAATAGACGTAGGAAAACTTCCCCGCTAATAGGGGATTGAGACCAACCCTGCTTCTAACATACA
This window of the Spirochaetota bacterium genome carries:
- a CDS encoding HD domain-containing phosphohydrolase yields the protein MGSLLIMCCIIIDNALKERVSISGKLNADIHYIYSPYDELPGILHSLHAAPESCHAILCIVTSEAYEEVKSIVDSVDTPANHFYVGYVCVGNTFHLNMMHDVLALYNEGINANEFEFIVRKAKFIAQQHFEFKNLSRQHIHQLEDTQRDFDALINIGKALSIEKNPDRLLRLILHLSKTITGADAGSIYLVEEVNGNKVLRFKHSHTFSKDLPYEEFTIPMDKNSIAGYVAVTQQVLNIPDVYQLGPDDPVAFNSSFDKAHNYRSKSMLVVPMINHINKTIGVIQLINSKEDIENNYNGNEAYSITLTCEEDFNTKVVPFQKRYESLMEAVASQAAIAIENNRMIRQIQQQFEEFVRASVTAIESRDVATSGHSFRVADVCMKMAQAINEETTGPFATITFTDTELKELEYAALLHDFGKVYIDTAIFLKSHKLYPKDLENILLKLEYLYRYQQLKYAMTIFNEMKKDNEFNKHLEKVNAIEKERDDILHKILEARQKVIELNNPMVKEMDVEKEVKNLYAMLQSLDCCDVENQKMEIFNDYYIKNLTIRRGSLNDDERREIESHVVHTYNFVSKIPWPPEFARIPEIAAKHHEKLDGTGYPYGLKGDEIPLQARIMALADIFDALIATDRPYKPPITLEQALSIIQEEALKNKLDKDIVDLFITKKIYEQFDRNAYRTKNAVQ
- the csx20 gene encoding CRISPR-associated protein Csx20, with translation MTAMFILMNHKLEETQKEDALITLKIDKFIFPPKNLQNLWEQIPPDKESIIEIIEPILNWLANHSNQGDYILVHGDFGATFIIVSWALQLKRIPVYSTTHRKYENKTNENGEVVNVHTFKHVMFRRYRML
- the csx2 gene encoding TIGR02221 family CRISPR-associated protein; this translates as MAKVMLSFLGTNKYLKCNYEYNNVVIKNVYYVQEAIAKLFCNEWGKGDSIIVFVTQEAYKTNWVTGTSYDNKKIDGLEKVLQIFAQEKNVTVKYVTIYGGRNEDEIWSIFDAVINSVNQGDEIIIDVTHAFRAIPMFAVVVINYLQMVKNVSFIGLYYGAIESLGRLQDIALKNIEERNAPIIDLSSFVYLLQFSNGVYNFIQYGDANEISKYALNTVKPILKETQGKDEISQKIRHIAESLKTITQNFAYCRGKDIIKYNFAKLYRDIQELKEHFNGKVLSLKPLQPLLDNILQKLDLFKEFDDVINAKKGIVASWWCLQHNLIQQSITILQESLITLVCIKFRLDYENLKYRELVGSAFYKINSQKRGKVVHKDENKEIEPLLSDPLILLLSDIYNQLTQIRNDINHANFRKDIKKCEDIYKEIWEVLEKVLSIITV
- a CDS encoding sigma-70 family RNA polymerase sigma factor, with amino-acid sequence MEYLEIHNEDNDCTIDTIIHKYHYVLIQYINNLNNKYNNILDDDEVDDVLQDIYVKLISGALEKFRGECSLKNYLLHYIARSVFIDYCKRKYSKKIHVVSKKIHNDDEDESNSYEIPDDDRMNPENIFINQEFKQILEDELQNLTAKERLIFIMVEFDGLNQSKIAEKLKIKQPTVSEHYNNARTKLQKLLKTKYPQYVDSIYYEK
- a CDS encoding zf-HC2 domain-containing protein yields the protein MKNKRYLHKLLHSDFCAKGMIEKVIAFAEGKLDEREYPEIYAHLAECNYCRYMLEDFDIIPEYENYDKKQSPKISIKLDNDTIIPLNHENVMHYDTVSVLSSKSNDSIVDYNITSFSNPTLLRTIAHKDTIVIEIHTNNSDVTYWLINNQKGVHSNVYNGVAIFENIEKGIYLLSENMKNFCVIEIL
- the cas1 gene encoding CRISPR-associated endonuclease Cas1, producing MSDIYLISDYGKLYRNNRMFNFLYPDGTVSKFFPHNTQRLFIIGNIEITPEALKLLMHCKIEVVFLNKNGLFNGKLVFDDSKNVLLRKKQYDKLNNEQFILQWCKSIIDGKIQNQLVLANRIKRKHKETTQLQDCVSSMKNIIEKLETATTTNELRGYEGAASRMYFGAIKHAIIPHWAEFNGRSMNPPRDNVNAVLSFTYTLLNHLIESYIISEGMDTYVGYLHTVEYGRKSLIFDLMEEFRSPVCDTLTVALFNLGILNPEDFRTIDFSSNDDEYPLEPMDEEEDTVTTRKGVLLTKEGLKKVIEKFEAKLEETYYYMPLQKQLSYRKIIAQQVAHCKRVINDEESQYKPFEVK
- the cas2 gene encoding CRISPR-associated endonuclease Cas2, which produces MKYLICYDICHPKRLTRVAKQLERMGIRVQYSFFNVEMDDEMLDSLIKNLMTLIDIGEDKIYVYPICSECRKKVIIDGTGQMLSLDTFLIL
- the cas2 gene encoding CRISPR-associated endonuclease Cas2 codes for the protein METWLVIYDIRDEKRLRRIAKIMEQYGVRVQKSVFEAMCSQETIARMRKEAKTILEKEDSLIIIPLCARCWQKKKQYGVTTQGIGEYKQYYIC